One genomic region from Pseudomonas hormoni encodes:
- a CDS encoding vWA domain-containing protein, protein MLNGRPRQRQDVLFHLRTRSPHELWLVIVDASASTRRHQALSDAKGLLAQLFDDAYRQRARLALLTASGHAPTWQVQGLKASTGLRHWLDGLGAGGGTPLLAALGEAGRWLAARQKRFPAEQQRLLLVTDGRLKEWSRLPALECPGLLIDIERGPIRLGRAQQLAAELQADYRHIDELLSI, encoded by the coding sequence TTGCTCAATGGCCGTCCTCGTCAACGCCAGGATGTGTTGTTTCATTTGCGCACCCGCTCGCCCCACGAACTGTGGCTGGTGATCGTCGACGCTTCGGCCTCGACGCGCCGGCACCAGGCATTGAGCGATGCCAAGGGCTTGCTGGCGCAGCTGTTCGACGACGCTTATCGCCAACGCGCGCGCCTGGCGTTGTTGACGGCCAGCGGTCATGCACCCACGTGGCAAGTGCAGGGCTTGAAAGCATCCACCGGTTTACGCCACTGGCTCGATGGCCTCGGCGCGGGCGGTGGCACGCCGTTGCTGGCGGCGCTTGGCGAGGCGGGACGATGGCTCGCGGCACGACAAAAACGCTTTCCGGCGGAACAGCAGCGGTTGTTGCTGGTGACGGATGGGCGATTGAAGGAGTGGTCGAGGTTGCCGGCGCTGGAGTGTCCGGGGTTGCTGATTGATATTGAGCGTGGGCCGATTCGGTTGGGTCGGGCGCAGCAGTTGGCGGCAGAGCTACAGGCGGATTATCGGCATATCGATGAGTTGCTGTCGATCTGA
- a CDS encoding ATP-binding protein: MTDTPHFPLSAVVGADDLKLALYLTAIDPKIGGVLIEGPRGMAKSTLARGLADLLASGQFVTLPLGATEERLVGTLDLDAALSEGRAQFSPGVLAKADGGVLYVDEVNLLPDHLVDLLLDVAASGTNLIERDGISHRHSAKFVLIGTMNPEEGELRPQLLDRFGLNVALGGHTAPAQRCQIIRRRLDFDSDPQRFCTEWESQQQSLRERCETARSTLASIPLDDEALAQITQRCFTAGVDGLRADLVWLRAARAHAAWRGASAIAEEDIDAVAEFALRHRRREQSPPAPQQAQQPSPQQSSPSEGQGQWGEMPAQALPVGARREVPIWPKKP, encoded by the coding sequence ATGACCGACACCCCGCATTTCCCCTTATCCGCCGTGGTCGGCGCCGACGACTTGAAACTCGCCCTGTACCTCACCGCCATCGACCCGAAAATCGGCGGCGTGCTGATCGAAGGTCCGCGCGGCATGGCCAAATCCACCCTGGCCCGGGGTCTCGCGGACCTGCTCGCCAGCGGTCAGTTCGTCACCTTGCCGCTCGGTGCCACGGAAGAACGCCTGGTCGGCACCCTCGACCTCGACGCGGCCCTGAGCGAAGGTCGCGCACAGTTTTCTCCCGGCGTATTGGCCAAGGCGGACGGCGGTGTGCTGTACGTCGATGAAGTCAATCTGCTGCCCGATCACCTCGTGGACCTGCTGCTCGATGTCGCCGCCAGCGGCACCAACCTGATCGAGCGCGATGGCATATCCCATCGGCATTCGGCGAAGTTCGTGCTGATTGGCACGATGAACCCGGAGGAGGGTGAGCTGCGCCCGCAACTGCTCGACCGCTTTGGCTTGAACGTGGCGCTCGGTGGCCATACCGCGCCGGCCCAACGGTGTCAGATCATTCGCCGGCGTCTGGATTTCGACAGCGATCCGCAACGATTCTGCACCGAGTGGGAGAGCCAGCAGCAGTCGCTGCGTGAACGCTGTGAGACCGCGCGCAGCACACTGGCGAGCATCCCCCTCGACGATGAAGCGCTGGCACAGATTACCCAGCGCTGTTTCACCGCCGGTGTCGATGGCCTGCGCGCCGATCTGGTCTGGCTGCGTGCCGCCCGCGCCCATGCGGCGTGGCGAGGGGCGAGCGCCATTGCCGAGGAGGATATCGACGCGGTGGCCGAATTCGCCCTGCGTCATCGTCGCCGCGAACAATCGCCTCCGGCACCACAACAGGCCCAGCAACCCTCACCACAACAGTCCAGCCCGAGTGAAGGCCAGGGCCAGTGGGGTGAAATGCCTGCCCAGGCGCTGCCGGTCGGTGCCCGACGTGAAGTGCCGATCTGGCCAAAAAAGCCCTAG